Proteins from one Coregonus clupeaformis isolate EN_2021a chromosome 29, ASM2061545v1, whole genome shotgun sequence genomic window:
- the LOC121544458 gene encoding LOW QUALITY PROTEIN: tRNA (guanine(37)-N1)-methyltransferase-like (The sequence of the model RefSeq protein was modified relative to this genomic sequence to represent the inferred CDS: inserted 2 bases in 1 codon) translates to MLRTATIQRDVPSLYTAPPEVRGMTCLDKEAFAQTVVVPALRVPKEVLNKLVKSLKKVALQRPGMRRVVGVEGSDDDRLLLLDPAIVSSPNSFSDAEAKALRSFGVPQELQHYELRLTYDNLKSEEVLRAVLPEGQDVTSGFSRVGHIAHMNLREHQLPYRNLIGQVIMDKNPGVTCVVNKTNTIDSTYRFFKMEVMAGEENMVAKVRENGVTYELDFSCVYWNPRLSTEHERVVALLKRGDTVLDVFAGVGPFAIPAARRGCTVLANDLNPESHRWLQHNCKLNKVERKVTTFNLDGRAFIQGPLKQKLPALLXMNLPALALEFLDAFRGLLDQGLSCDVNLPQVHCYGFSKENDPQRDVVERASASLGLSLEGWCSVHLVRNVAPNKEMMCVSFTIPKEVLFSSKSTETGTIEEPAPKRHKCGKTTD, encoded by the exons ATGCTTAGGACGG CAACAATACAGCGCGATGTGCCCAGCCTATACACAGCTCCTCCAGAGGTCCGAGGTATGACTTGTTTGGATAAAGAAGCCTTCGCCCAGACAGTTGTTGTCCCAGCCCTGCGTGTGCCAAAAGAAGTCCTGAATAAATTGGTGAAGAGCCTGAAAAAAGTAGCCCTCCAGCGCCCAGGCATGCGAAGAGTTGTTGGGGTCGAAGGCAGCGATGATGACAGGCTCTTGCTGCTGGACCCTGCCATTGTCTCCTCACCCAACTCATTCAGCGACGCAGAGGCCAAGGCGTTGCGGTCATTTGGAGTACCTCAAGAGCTCCAGCACTACGAGCTGAGGCTGACCTACGACAACCTGAAGAGTGAGGAGGTTCTGCGCGCTGTACTGCCAGAGGGACAGGATGTCACCTCAGGGTTTAGTCGAGTGGGTCACATTGCACATATGAACCTGAGGGAGCACCAGCTGCCATACAGAAACCTCATAG GCCAAGTCATAATGGATAAGAACCCTGGGGTGACCTGTGTGGTCAATAAGACCAACACCATCGACTCCACCTACCGCTTCTTCAAGATGGAGGTGATGGCTGGAGAGGAAAATATGGTGGCCAAA GTGCGTGAGAACGGCGTGACATACGAGTTAGATTTCTCGTGTGTGTATTGGAACCCTCGTCTTAGCACGGAGCATGAGCGTGTGGTGGCTCTTCTGAAACGCGGTGACACTGTGCTGGATGTGTTCGCTGGTGTGGGTCCCTTTGCCATCCCCGCTGCCCGGCGTGGCTGCACTGTGCTGGCCAATGACCTCAACCCTGAGTCCCACCGCTGGCTGCAGCACAACTGCAAGCTGAACAAGGTGGAGCGTAAGGTCACAACCTTTAACCTGGACGGCAGGGCCTTCATCCAGGGGCCACTGAAGCAGAAGCTGCCTGCCCTGCT CATGAACCTGCCTGCCTTGGCCCTGGAGTTCCTGGATGCCTTCAGAGGCCTCCTGGACCAGGGACTTTCCTGCGATGTGAACCTGCCGCAGGTGCACTGCTATGGGTTCTCTAAGGAGAACGACCCTCAGAGAGACGTGGTGGAAAGGGCCTCAGCCAGCCTGGGGTTATCCCTAGAGGGGTGGTGCTCTGTGCATCTGGTGAGGAATGTGGCCCCAAACAAGGAGATGATGTGTGTGAGTTTCACCATCCCCAAAGAGGTGCTCTTCAGCAGTAAGAGCACAGAGACAG GAACCATAGAAGAACCAGCCCCAAAGAGACATAAGTGTGGGAAGACAACAGATTGA